From Halodesulfovibrio sp., a single genomic window includes:
- a CDS encoding metalloregulator ArsR/SmtB family transcription factor, whose translation MSTILPVFKALADETRLRLLHVLNRYELSVNELVTILEMGQSRVSRHLKILTGAGLLTSRRDGLWVFYSAPTEGEGREFIDAVAPFIDSDETLDSDMEMAATIIEERVRKTKQFFNAIAEDWDQLNREVIGEFDLPGAIIERMPRCKVAVDLGCGTGTLLERMLERSLNIIGVDGSPRMLELAKRRLVEDEDRISLRIGDLEHLPLRDGEADFATINMVLHHLSHPGKSLKEIRRVLRKGGLLVLADFDKHDNEKMRADYGDRWLGFDMTNLALKLTEAGFALRQSTLHPVRNGLTIHLIVAENTQ comes from the coding sequence ATGTCCACCATCCTTCCAGTATTCAAGGCGCTGGCAGATGAAACCCGCCTAAGACTTTTACACGTACTCAACAGATACGAGCTTAGTGTAAACGAACTTGTTACCATTCTTGAAATGGGACAATCCCGCGTTTCCCGCCATCTTAAAATTCTCACCGGAGCAGGGCTTCTTACCTCCCGTCGCGATGGGTTATGGGTATTTTATAGTGCGCCGACAGAAGGCGAAGGAAGAGAATTTATCGATGCTGTTGCACCATTTATCGACAGCGACGAAACTCTTGATTCAGACATGGAAATGGCAGCAACCATTATTGAAGAACGGGTACGCAAAACAAAGCAGTTCTTTAATGCCATTGCTGAAGACTGGGATCAGCTTAACCGCGAAGTTATCGGCGAGTTTGATCTGCCCGGTGCTATTATTGAGCGCATGCCACGTTGCAAAGTTGCCGTTGATTTAGGCTGCGGCACAGGAACCTTGCTCGAGCGGATGCTTGAACGTTCACTTAATATTATTGGTGTTGATGGTTCCCCGCGCATGCTGGAGCTTGCAAAACGCAGACTGGTTGAAGACGAAGACCGGATATCCCTGCGTATCGGTGATCTTGAGCATCTGCCGCTCCGTGATGGCGAAGCAGATTTTGCTACCATCAACATGGTACTGCATCACCTTTCCCACCCTGGAAAATCTTTAAAAGAAATCCGACGCGTTCTCCGTAAAGGCGGTCTGCTTGTGCTTGCCGACTTTGATAAGCATGACAATGAAAAAATGCGTGCTGATTACGGTGATCGCTGGCTCGGTTTTGATATGACAAATTTAGCTCTGAAACTTACAGAAGCAGGCTTTGCACTGCGACAAAGTACGCTGCATCCTGTACGTAACGGGCTTACAATTCATCTTATTGTAGCAGAAAACACACAATAA